A genomic segment from Micromonospora echinaurantiaca encodes:
- a CDS encoding acetyl-CoA C-acetyltransferase has translation MQNIRRVAVIGGNRIPFARSNSRYASASNADMLGAALDGLVARYGLAGERVGEVVAGAVLKHSRDFNLTREVVLGSRLDPHTPAYDIQQACGTGLEAAILVANKIALGQIDVGIAGGVDTTSDAPLAVNEELRRTLIKLNSARTLGERLRLAAKLRPSQPFKPEIPRNAEPRTGLSMGEHAARTALRWNIDRQSQDELALRSHQRLAAAYDRGFFDDLMTPYLGLTRDQNLRPDTSLEKLGSLKPVFGAKGPDAEQATMTAGNSSPLTDGASTVLLASEEWARAHSLPVLAWFSWSETAAVDFVHGDEGLLMAPAYAVPRMLARAGLTLQDFDYYEIHEAFASQVLATLAAWESAEFCKDRLGLDAPLGAIDRDRLNVNGSSLAAGHPFAATGGRIVATLAKLLAESGSGRGLISICAAGGQGVTAILER, from the coding sequence GTGCAGAACATCCGGCGGGTCGCGGTCATCGGTGGCAACCGCATCCCCTTCGCCCGCTCCAACTCCCGCTATGCGAGCGCGTCCAACGCGGACATGTTGGGCGCGGCGCTCGACGGGCTGGTCGCCCGCTACGGGCTGGCCGGCGAGCGGGTCGGCGAGGTGGTCGCCGGGGCGGTGCTGAAGCACTCCCGGGACTTCAACCTCACCCGCGAGGTGGTGCTCGGTTCCCGGCTCGACCCGCACACCCCCGCGTACGACATCCAGCAGGCCTGCGGCACCGGGCTGGAGGCGGCCATCCTGGTCGCCAACAAGATCGCCCTCGGGCAGATCGACGTCGGCATCGCCGGCGGGGTCGACACCACCTCGGACGCGCCGCTGGCGGTCAACGAGGAGTTGCGCCGCACGCTGATCAAGCTGAACAGCGCCCGCACCCTGGGCGAGCGGCTGCGGCTGGCCGCGAAGCTGCGCCCGTCGCAGCCGTTCAAGCCGGAGATCCCGCGCAACGCCGAGCCGCGTACCGGGCTGTCCATGGGTGAGCACGCGGCCCGCACCGCGCTGCGCTGGAACATCGACCGGCAGTCCCAGGACGAGCTGGCGCTGCGCTCGCACCAGCGGCTCGCCGCCGCGTACGACCGGGGTTTCTTCGACGACCTGATGACGCCCTACCTCGGGTTGACCCGGGACCAGAACCTGCGTCCCGACACCAGCCTGGAGAAGCTCGGCTCGCTGAAGCCGGTGTTCGGCGCCAAGGGGCCGGACGCCGAGCAGGCCACCATGACCGCGGGCAACTCCTCGCCGCTGACCGACGGGGCGTCCACTGTGCTGCTCGCCTCCGAGGAGTGGGCCCGCGCGCACAGCCTGCCGGTGCTGGCCTGGTTCAGCTGGTCGGAGACGGCGGCGGTGGACTTCGTGCACGGCGACGAGGGGCTGCTGATGGCCCCCGCGTACGCGGTGCCGCGGATGCTGGCCCGGGCCGGGCTCACCCTTCAGGACTTCGACTACTACGAGATCCACGAGGCGTTCGCCTCGCAGGTGCTGGCCACCCTGGCCGCCTGGGAGTCGGCGGAGTTCTGCAAGGACCGGCTCGGCCTGGACGCCCCGCTCGGCGCGATCGACCGGGACCGGCTCAACGTCAACGGCTCGTCGCTGGCGGCCGGGCACCCGTTCGCAGCCACCGGCGGCCGGATCGTGGCCACCCTGGCCAAGCTGCTCGCCGAGTCCGGCAGCGGGCGCGGCCTGATCTCCATCTGCGCGGCCGGCGGCCAGGGCGTGACCGCGATCCTGGAACGTTGA
- a CDS encoding sugar ABC transporter permease: protein MSATPTSASDPRAHPAPPLPPPAPPAPTGGVRIGRGAQVVTGLVLLVPGAVALLWSYVLPSVSTLAESFRRGRLPGGPSEPAGGDNYTQVIERGFLGDLGHALLLALVPLLLALLVAPLLAFAAERAGRVPRLVTRALLALPLAAYAPLAIGLARTLDRFEADRDAWTQAPTLTAVRSGALLVAGLVVAVGATAFLAALRRRPGGGRSVPAALAVGGVLGLTVVAVTVQSWSLQWPVLGGGRDERTGPMVRIVRESLSRLDFGVGAAGSVLLLALLAVLGVLAVGLLLVTRTRISFTGWRDRPAGAAPAERNLVALGALAVGLVAFLGVLGYVLAPWLRLLTADAPPLPSGVSTGRIQVNTWLPPLISAVVGVGLAALAGFAIGGLRPLGRASELLLLPFAPWLFVGDGPLAIAHFLRAEEADQLDTFVGLIPPGWLSIPALVVFTLFFRGQRERWETGGRFASTMLLPALPMLAGAGLLSWLVGAQSWLWPQLVVRDVQHAPAANLVLLRLAQSFGDPEAMRGFVAQVLPLPMLLLLLAAFLALQLGYLDRLVVSAGSKRG from the coding sequence GTGTCAGCCACCCCGACGTCCGCGTCCGATCCGCGGGCCCACCCCGCGCCACCGTTGCCGCCCCCGGCGCCTCCCGCGCCGACCGGGGGCGTCCGGATCGGCCGCGGCGCCCAGGTGGTCACCGGCCTGGTGCTGCTCGTGCCGGGGGCCGTCGCCCTGCTCTGGTCGTACGTGCTCCCGTCGGTCAGCACGCTGGCGGAGAGCTTCCGGCGGGGGCGGCTCCCGGGCGGCCCGAGCGAGCCGGCCGGCGGCGACAACTACACGCAGGTGATCGAGCGCGGGTTCCTCGGTGACCTGGGTCACGCGCTGCTGCTCGCGCTGGTGCCGCTGCTGCTCGCGCTGCTCGTCGCCCCCCTGCTCGCGTTCGCCGCGGAGCGGGCCGGCCGGGTGCCACGCCTGGTGACCCGGGCGCTGCTGGCCCTGCCGCTGGCGGCCTACGCCCCGCTCGCCATCGGGCTGGCCCGGACCCTGGACCGGTTCGAGGCCGACCGGGACGCCTGGACGCAGGCGCCCACCCTGACCGCCGTACGCAGCGGGGCGCTGCTGGTGGCCGGGCTGGTGGTCGCGGTCGGTGCCACCGCCTTCCTGGCCGCGCTGCGCCGCCGCCCCGGCGGTGGCCGGTCCGTTCCGGCGGCCCTCGCCGTCGGCGGCGTGCTCGGGTTGACCGTCGTCGCGGTGACCGTGCAGTCCTGGTCCCTCCAGTGGCCCGTCCTCGGCGGTGGCCGCGACGAGCGGACCGGCCCGATGGTGCGGATCGTGCGGGAGAGCCTGAGCCGCCTCGACTTCGGCGTCGGCGCCGCCGGCAGCGTGCTGCTGCTGGCGCTGCTGGCCGTGCTCGGCGTCCTCGCCGTCGGCCTGCTCCTGGTGACCCGCACCCGGATCTCCTTCACCGGTTGGCGCGACCGTCCGGCGGGTGCGGCGCCCGCCGAGCGGAACCTGGTCGCGCTCGGTGCGCTGGCCGTGGGGCTGGTGGCCTTCCTCGGCGTGCTCGGGTACGTGCTGGCGCCGTGGCTGCGGCTGCTCACCGCCGACGCGCCGCCGCTGCCGTCCGGCGTCTCCACCGGCCGGATCCAGGTCAACACCTGGCTCCCGCCGCTGATCTCGGCGGTGGTCGGGGTGGGCCTCGCCGCGCTGGCCGGCTTCGCCATCGGTGGTCTGCGCCCGCTGGGCCGGGCCAGCGAGCTGCTCCTGCTGCCCTTCGCGCCCTGGCTCTTCGTCGGCGACGGCCCGCTGGCCATCGCCCACTTTCTCCGGGCCGAGGAGGCCGACCAGCTCGACACCTTCGTCGGGCTGATCCCGCCGGGTTGGCTCTCGATCCCCGCGCTCGTGGTGTTCACCCTGTTCTTCCGGGGCCAGCGGGAACGCTGGGAAACCGGCGGCCGGTTCGCCTCGACGATGCTGCTGCCCGCCCTGCCGATGCTGGCCGGGGCGGGGCTGCTGAGCTGGCTGGTCGGCGCGCAGAGCTGGCTGTGGCCGCAGCTGGTCGTCCGGGACGTCCAGCACGCGCCGGCGGCGAACCTCGTCCTCCTGCGGCTCGCGCAGTCGTTCGGCGACCCGGAGGCGATGCGCGGGTTCGTCGCCCAGGTGCTGCCGCTGCCGATGCTGCTGCTCTTGCTGGCCGCGTTCCTGGCCTTGCAACTGGGCTACCTGGACCGCCTCGTCGTCTCCGCCGGGTCGAAGCGCGGTTGA